Genomic DNA from Plasmodium yoelii strain 17X genome assembly, chromosome: 3:
AGGATAAATTGAATTAACGTTATTTATAGGATTACAATTAATAATGTcgttgttatttttatttttagaattaTTGAACATATTAATAGTTGTATCATTATTAGAATAAAATTGAGAAGGTGGTAAATTAACAATAGGGTTAATATTAAAGACtggaatattattattattattattatttatatattgagGGTTaagcatattattatatgtattataataattgtttatacaaaaatatggATCAATATGTAAATTTGTTAGTGAATTATTTATTGGAACATTGCAAGGTGGAATCATATATATGTTGTCATTTTTAATTGTGTGTGGCATAATATTTGGAAGAGTAGAAGatgttaaattattttttgtgtttttgTTAAAATTCGAAAAAATTCTAGctctaattttattatattcttgTTCTCTTTGTTCTAGTGTTTTTTCTCCTTTTGTATTTTTaccatttaaattatatttatttgaattatttttattgttattacgtCTATTCAAATTGGTACCATTTTCATactcattattattattattattatcattatcattatcattattattgctatcattattgttattatttattatatctcCTTGGTAATATTTGTTGTATTTAATTTCGTTTCTTTTTAAAagtacaatttttttttttgcacacATTGAATTTTTCATGGAAATATTAGGAGAGTCATCATTTGCAATTTCGATGGTGGTATTGATATCTTCAccagtttttttatttttatttttatttttattttggcaaatattattaatccCCTTCGCCTTAGTttggttattttttttatggatataatttttattattagatTCGTCTGTTTTAGTTagtttatttgtatttatttcatttttaacattattttctttattggtttttgttattttggTATTTTCCGAAtgattatcattttcattattatcacaTTTGACATGATCGATATTATTACCATCTAGTTGTATATTTTCtgatatatctatatttgtttttttattttcattttcgcatatatttgtattttgttttttatctgCTGACATCCTGTGTGTATATTTGaatgtttttctttttttcccgctattttgttataacactttttatttattatgatACAAAATTACAactcttttttattttatttttgaagcTTTAGTTTTTTAAGAAttcttatgaaaaaaataaaaaagtatgGTCTCTAGGTTTTTGTAACAGTTTTGTGTTTCCCTATTTAGCggaaatttattattttttataaattttggAATGTAGTAAACAAATAAAGTATCTTAAAATAGGTTATACCATACAAATTTATActatacaattttatattttttttttttttttttttttttttttttttttttctgtatCCTTTGCCcagtatttatattaaagtTATTGGAAAAAAGGGCAGTCCgtatcaaaaaaaacaaaaatcataatgaacaaatttaatgaataataattaatttacaTGGATATTATATATCGATTATTGGTTTGTTagttcattttattatttatttttttttctatatattttctacaattattttttaaatatacaattaaatagatatatacataacatacaataaaataaaaagtagAATGAATTTTAATTATCCGTACactgataaaaaaaaatagtgcaataaaatatatgtatatttttttggggAAAATAAGCTcattatttttctatatatataattttttttttttttttattatgattttaaatatatatattattaatatgtatattattcttacaattcttatttttatgtgCTTGCATGTATTGCTTTGTTTTTGTacaattttgataaaaatagggaaatataaaatgaaagagaaaaaaatgaaattggTATTAAAATGATATGAACTGTAGGTATTCTTTAATAGtatatacaataataatgaaaaaataatcacAAAATAATCACAATAATAATCACAAAATAATCACAAAATAATCAcaaaataatcaaaaataaTCACAAAATAATCAcaaaataatcaaaaataaTCACAAAATAATCACAATAATatgcttatatattttatataaatgtataatacTCTATGAAATAAATTTCCTAAGATCATATTGTACAATCCggtattaatatatatatatgtgcataatatattgaaaaaaaatgatatatttgaaattagcataaatatatgaatgtGAATATTCttaagtataaaaaaaatcgaaggttaattttccatttaaataatttatataattaaggACGctgtttttataaaatttattaaaaaatgcattaatgaatataggttgttttttttttttgacaaAATTGTAAACATTTATGTTaggcatatatatacacaaatatgaaaaatataatggaTAAATGTGAacattttagtaataatgtttttttattacatatattttaacaataatattatgcatatattgaTATGCCTTAAATatggataaaaaaataataatataaaataagtaacaaaaaaatatagacagTTTAATGTACTGTTCttactattttatttgtaaaatataatttttaaatggaATGAAAGTGGGAAAATTGCCATTTTTGTGTAAGCaagtaaataaatgaatgaataaatgaatgaataaataaatgaataaataaataaatatatatgtatgtatttatttatgcaCTGGTCAGGCTGTTCATATATAGCAACATTGTGTGTGaagcattttttattacttgtTCATAAAACTTTGTTCCAAGTTAAGGGTTACTAAATCGAGTGGATATTTGTGTCGATAGAAATGTTCAAGCCAATAAATATGTagcatatatgtatatatgcatatatatatgcatgtatatatgattAACAATTCCAAGATTGTGAATATTTGTTCATAGTTTTTGAATTGAAACATTTATAATTTGGTAAATGTGTTCATAATATGTTGGACTGGAAATGGTGTAGAATAATAGAACATACATTGTTTACATTAAGACTATTAACAattaaattatcatttatattttttaaattgggttgaatatttttttcatcatataaattatttatataaatgcaaATATCTGAGTTTTTTATAATGTCCTCACTTAGTCCTTTGCTTTCATTACCCAGTATTATCATcactttttcatttttatttattttcatatttttaagttCTACAAAATTTGTCATTCGTGTGTTATTCTTTGGGGAGCCTTCGATAGTGTTCAGGGGAGagagatgaaaaaaaaaaaaacgaagcGAAAAAAGccaaaataatgtaaattcGCACATTTTCCTGAACAGGTCAGGCATTTTTGGTTATAATATGTTTGTTCATGCAATAATGCAAGTCAGtgtgcatataatatatatacatacataatatgatttaaaacgatttcataaaaaatagaatgcggaaatttttgtatatataggtTTATTCATTAATGTATTACTTGTAGATAGTATGGTAAATCCCTTTTCTTTTAAAGATGAGATAAAGTTTTcctaagaaaaaaaaataataataaattaaaaaaaaatgtatatggTAAAAGagtgaatatttttatgcataATGCAGGAAGATTTATgttaagttttttttttctaaccatattatttacatgaaaaaaattcaaatattcTGAGGCGCCAACACTTGAATGTAAAATAGGTGtatctatttttatataatttttatgttcgccttttttttttttccgttttaaaaatattgagTCACccccaaaaaataaaatagaccTACAAATATTTCCAACATTCATATTGTCATAAACATTATGTAggcaaataaatatattattattattattgttattattatttgttgtttttttattatttataaaatgtctataatttttcatatatcTATAAGTAGCTTCAATTATAATGTCATTGTGAGGAAATCCCCCTACTAGTTCAtccatttcattttttgttttataaacaatttgtatatttttctcttttattgTGTTTAAGATATAATCATAGGCCTCTTTGTGGATCTTCTTATTCCTTTTGGCATTTTTGTTAATCTATTTTGATCAGAATAAAAGAGCGAATGTAAAGGAGGAATGGAAAAATGTAGAGACGATGTTTccattataatttatgtacATGTGCATAAATTAAAGTTgatatatttgaataaacTTACTATAGCTTTGTCGatttttctttcattttttttaaggacCGAATATACAGAATTCAAgccatatatataatcaatgtcatttttattttgtatatctaGAAAAGAgtttctttttatatttgttaatatatttttttttctatcattatataaattgagtaatttgtatttttttttatttctaggGATAGATACTCTATCGAGATTAGTTCGACTTATATTGTGGTCATTTTTTATcacaaatttattaatagttaagaaaaaaaaaagtacaaAATGTTTTGTATATTTCTTTTGCATATGGTTGTGTTGATATTATTTTGAGGGCtattaaatttgtaaaaTGTGAATATGAAGTTATTTCAGATATGATACATAAATTTGGTTTATTACAATTTTGTGATATGTAGCTATTTgcaaaataaaagtaaaaaataaaagtaaaaaataaaagtaaaaaaataataaaatatatatatatgtatgaaCTGAGAAGTAGGTTTTATTTTCCAATTTTGCAAAGCTTCAAAATTTATGACACAAAATAATAGTTGACgatttaacaatttttaatattttttgcgGTTTGATCGAAAATATGTAATGcacacatatacatatatgtatgtatggaAAGAATAAGATAAAGGTAAAAAAATCGAATTTGATTTAAAAGTtgattaattttaaaaatagttTTTTAAATAGGATATGCATATTTTGACCAAATTGTATATCATGTTTTAAAGAGATAGGTTTAGTTAAAACAAATTAAGATGATAAATAaaagtgtaaaaaaaaaaaaaatcaaaatttgaaacaaaaaaatgtagaaatATAAAAGGAATTCCTTGGAATGGGtctgtaaatatataaatgaatattattgtttatttttttgcgCTTTTCTTTTTgaacttattttttttgtagagGTCTTGATTCTCTTTCATCTCTAATTCAGATAATCGTAAAGCTTCAAGGGTTTGGTTATGATACATTAAAACATCATGTTCATCTATATCAGTAaatttatcaatttttttatttaattgtttttcGATTGTTAAAAAAGTTTCAACATCATATTGAGTTACAAAGGTTATTGACTTTCCAGTTTTACCAGCTCGAGCAGTTCTACCAACTCGATGTATATATTCTTTACATGAACATAAatcaaaattaataacaatttttatattttttaaatctaaACCTCTTGCCCCAACTTGTGTTGatatcaaaatattatatttatttgttttaaaaagaTTCAAACTACTTAATCTTTGATTTTGTGTTAATTTTCCATGTAAACAAATAGATTTCAGCCCTAAATttctacaaaa
This window encodes:
- a CDS encoding rRNA methyltransferase, putative, whose translation is MQKKYTKHFVLFFFLTINKFVIKNDHNISRTNLDRVSIPRNKKKYKLLNLYNDRKKNILTNIKRNSFLDIQNKNDIDYIYGLNSVYSVLKKNERKIDKAIINKNAKRNKKIHKEAYDYILNTIKEKNIQIVYKTKNEMDELVGGFPHNDIIIEATYRYMKNYRHFINNKKTTNNNNNNNNNIFICLHNVYDNMNVGNICRSILFFGGDSIFLKRKKKKGEHKNYIKIDTPILHSSVGASEYLNFFHVNNMENFISSLKEKGFTILSTSSPKNNTRMTNFVELKNMKINKNEKVMIILGNESKGLSEDIIKNSDICIYINNLYDEKNIQPNLKNINDNLIVNSLNVNNVCSIILHHFQSNIL